The following proteins are co-located in the Verrucomicrobiia bacterium genome:
- a CDS encoding tyrosine-type recombinase/integrase, protein MPRQRCQNPTLRQRKDGLWYILPWVDVRDGCGGTVRMKKRIVLGPLTKREAIIKRNQVMETINNSKLVLQSQIKFGYFLDNYYIKSYLDRPGVLKSTTQAAYMSHIRVHIRPTWGEMQMSEITTRRLDDWMAALTKAGLSYNARHDLLTMMSGIFTKAEDWGVWDQRNPCKRVTVGRNLPVREKRMLTDQQIRLLLAALPDNGVRLMAEIALFCTLRVSEIMGLQWKHIDFENGCIHVRQ, encoded by the coding sequence ATGCCAAGACAGAGGTGTCAGAATCCAACTTTGAGACAGCGGAAGGACGGCCTGTGGTACATCCTTCCTTGGGTTGACGTGCGCGACGGTTGCGGCGGTACGGTCCGCATGAAGAAGAGGATCGTGCTCGGTCCGCTTACCAAGCGCGAAGCCATCATCAAGCGGAACCAGGTGATGGAAACCATCAACAATAGCAAGCTCGTATTGCAGAGCCAAATCAAGTTCGGCTATTTCCTGGACAACTACTACATCAAGTCGTATCTGGACCGTCCAGGAGTCCTGAAAAGCACCACGCAAGCGGCGTACATGAGCCACATCCGCGTTCACATACGCCCGACCTGGGGCGAGATGCAGATGAGCGAGATCACGACGCGGCGCCTGGACGATTGGATGGCGGCGCTGACTAAGGCCGGGTTGTCGTACAACGCGCGCCACGACCTGCTGACGATGATGAGCGGGATCTTTACCAAGGCCGAGGACTGGGGTGTGTGGGACCAGCGGAACCCGTGTAAGCGCGTGACGGTTGGCCGCAACCTTCCGGTACGCGAGAAGCGGATGCTGACCGATCAGCAGATCCGGCTGCTGCTGGCGGCGCTGCCGGATAACGGCGTGCGGCTGATGGCTGAGATTGCGCTGTTCTGCACGCTGCGGGTGTCGGAGATCATGGGCTTGCAATGGAAGCACATCGACTTCGAGAACGGCTGCATCCACGTTCGGCAG
- a CDS encoding XF1762 family protein, which translates to MTAPRTLQLVPISLAEANEFVRLHHRHHNPVPGAKFCVAVATPGVVHGVAIVGRPIARMADDGWTLEVNRTCTDGTKNVNSMLYGACQRATFALGYKKLITYTLPTESGASLRAVGWTCIGSAGGGRWSRESRPRIDTHPLQEKLRWEVTA; encoded by the coding sequence GTGACCGCCCCGCGCACATTGCAGCTCGTACCGATCAGCTTAGCTGAGGCGAACGAGTTTGTGCGCTTGCATCACCGTCACCATAATCCGGTGCCTGGGGCAAAGTTTTGCGTGGCTGTAGCGACTCCCGGTGTGGTGCATGGCGTCGCCATCGTTGGCCGACCAATAGCACGAATGGCTGACGACGGCTGGACGCTGGAAGTCAACCGGACCTGCACGGATGGTACAAAAAACGTTAACTCGATGTTGTACGGAGCCTGCCAGCGTGCTACGTTTGCGCTCGGCTACAAAAAGCTCATCACGTACACTCTGCCAACTGAATCCGGCGCATCGCTCCGAGCTGTTGGCTGGACGTGCATCGGTTCCGCTGGCGGAGGTCGATGGAGCCGCGAGTCCCGACCGCGTATCGACACACATCCGCTTCAGGAGAAGTTGCGCTGGGAGGTGACCGCGTGA